The Alnus glutinosa chromosome 8, dhAlnGlut1.1, whole genome shotgun sequence DNA segment CCTGGACAGTTGTGAAAGGATGGTCAGCGACATGGGGGTTCTAGAGAACAACTTATCCGCAGCCCAAGCTCGGCTGAAAGATGCACTCTCCGAGAAGGCCAAACTTGAGGCTACACTGGAGGTCGAGCTTCAATCCTCCGGCTCTTTGCGGGCGACCATCCAGTCCCTACAGGCCGAGAATTCGGCCTTGAAATCCGACCTTCAATCAACCTTGGCGGCCAAAGATCAAGCCTTGCTAGACAAAGAGGAGCTTGCCGAGGAAAGGGATCAAGCGTTGTCCGAGAAAGGCATAGCGCTCACTACCAGAGACCGGGCCAGGTCGGACCTCGAACAGGCCCTTGCTGACAAAAAACAAGCTATCGACCTTCAGATCAGCGCGTTTCAGGATAGGAGAGAAGCAATAGAAAGAATGGAAGAGCTTCATCTCCAGGTGGTTGAGCTGACAAGGGAGCTCTCGAGGGTTCCGGAGCTTCGAGACACCACATGGGCCGTGGCCTTCAATTGGGGCTTCAAGTACTATAGAGGTGTCGCCAGAAACGCCCCCGCCGGTGATGAATCCTTCAAGGATCTCGACATCAGCACCATCCAGATACCGGACGAGGCTTTGGAGACCATGGCTAGGTTAGGAGTTGACCAATTCCCTCACGTAACCGACTGGAGTCAAAAAGCCCCCGAACCTGCTCCCGGAGGGGATTCGGAGTCAGGGTCCACTTCATCTACGTCCGGGACCGCACAGTCTCCGGAGAGAGGGGAAGAAGGGGCTCCTTCCTCTAGCCGCGCACCAGGCGACCAATGATGACTCTCCcccctctctcttctttttttgaaaacattgatgtattattttactttatcatttttcaatgaAAGGGGATCCGTACGCCTTATTTATTGCTGCCATTAATATCTATCTCCTCTGACCTTGCTCCATTAATGGCTACCGGCCAGAATTCACTCTCAATTCAGCTTTTTAGAGTTAGGTGTACCTGCCCTTGCAAGGATCACGAGAGCATTAAACAACTTCaagcgtgtatatatatgtgcttCCAGACCTCCCTTAACCATCATATTCTCATTTTAAATTCCAATACTCGCTTTCTCTGGTCTGGGTCGTGATGTCCTTGCGATTCCAGCACTTAGACCTGGGGATAAGAGCGCATAATTTTCATGCTTTGGTCCCCAATTCAAGCACCTTGACTCACCTGGAGGCGTGATCTTCGGCTTTACCGAGTAAGGGAGGCGCGATCTCCGGCTTTATGCCGGAGATATTCCACTGCTCGTCATGCCCGGTTGGGAGTCGCCGGTCCTTATTGTGAGTTCCTCTCGTCGTCGGCCATGGCGTCGAGTGGACCCCATCGTCCGACTCCCCACCACTCTCCAACTTTACATTAGGCACGGCGTCGGGCGGACGGGAACCCAGCTATTCAAAGGCTCGAGGCCGATGACCGGTTACCACGCAAAGCCTGCCCTCATGCTCACCAgctaaaatattttacaatatgTAACTGTATATTTTGTCAATAAGCATATTCTTTTTCTGTCTCAAAATATTCCCTTTCAAGGTTATTCTTCTGTTATTCTTGAGCACTTACTTTTACCTTTAATTGTTGTAACCAAACAAAAGTGTAGTGCTTGCGGAGTTACCTAGCTCGACCCCTAGCTCTCCCTCTCCCTGCCCCCCCAAATCCCTGCGTTCCCGGTGGAAGGGAAGGGAGGGATTTTATATTGCAGAGAGGTGAGTTCACTGTGTGGAAAATAAGAGTTTATGATTAGGTGGCTAAGCCCTTTCTAGCCTATAGTCCGAAACCCAGGGGGGGTAAGTGCAAGATCGGACACCCCTTCCACCCCCCTGTCCGAAACCCAGGGGGGGCCTAGTCCGAGATCGGACGTCCTCCCGTTTTttcccctattaagggcgggttcctCTCCACCCCCCTGTCCAAAACCCAGGGGGGGCCTAGTCCGAGATCGGACGTCCTCCCGTTTTttcccctattaagggcgggttcctCTCCACCCCCCTGTCCGAAACCCAGGGGGGGCCtagtccgagatcggacatccTCCCGTTTTttcccctattaagggcgggttcctCTCCACCCCCTGTCCGAAACCCAGGGGGGGGCCtagtccgagatcggacatccTCCCGTTTTTTTccctattaagggcgggttcctCTCCACCCCCTGTCCGAAACCCAGGGGGGGCCtagtccgagatcggacatAATTGCTCTCATTGTTGCAGAGATGGAATAACTACTTTACAAGGAtgtataatttcaaaaataatactttttaagATGATCTACATTCCAGGCCGTCGGCACTGTTTTTCCTTGTCCTGTGGTCAGGCGGTAGGCCCCATTTTTGCTGGAACTGACTATTCGGTACGGCCCCTCCCATTTTGGGCCCAGTTTCCCATCAGCCGGCTCTTTAGTCATCAGGTTCACCTTTCGTAGGACCCAGTCACCAACCCCGAATGACCGAGGCTTCACCTTCTTATCATAATACTTTGCTACTCGGCTTTGACATGCTGCGGACGCTACACGGGCATCTTCGCGCCTTTCCTGCAGCAAATCCAGTTGCAGATTTATCCCCTCCTCGTTCAATCCCGGATTATAGTGGGCCACCCTAAAGCTCGGTGACCCCACTTCCACGGGGAGTACTGCTTCCATTCCATAAGTTAGAGCGAAGGGGGTCTCCCCTGTAGCAGTTTTGACAGTAGTTCGATAGGACCAGAGCACTTCGGGGAGATACTCGACCCAAGCTCCTTTTTTGGGGCCGAGCTTCTTCTTTAATATTTGGATCAGTGTCTTGTTGGTGGCCTCAACTTGGCCATTAGACTTGGGGAACACGGGGGTCGAGAAGCTTTTTCTTATGCTCAGCTCGACACACCATTCTCGGAAGCGATCACAATCAAATTGCTTTCCATTATCGGTCACCATGGCGTACGGGATACCGAATCTGCATATCACAGACTTCCAGGAACTTTATAACATTTTCCGTGGTTATTGTGGCTAGCGCCTCAGCCTCGGCCCACTTAGTGAAGTAGTCAACCGCAACCACAATGAACTTTCGATTTCCCTTGCCCGGCGGCATGGGTCCGACGATGTCAACTCCCCATTTTGCAAACGGCCACGGCGAAGTAATTGAATGAAGATATTCCGGGGGGCTATTCGACAAACGGGCGAATCTCTGGCATGCATCACACGCTTTCACCATCTCCTTTGCGTCTTTGATCATTGTCGGCCAATAATACCCAGCTCTCACAACTTTGTTCGCCAACGTCTTCGCTCCCGAATGGTTTCCACACATACCATGGTGTACTTCCCTCAAGACATAGTTCGCATCTTCATTCGGTAAGCACTTCAGTAGGGTTAGGGAGTACCCCCGTTTATAAAGTACCCCCCTGACCAGAACATAGCGAGCCGAATTCCGGATGACCTTCTGCGCTTCCGTTTTTTCTGGGGGAAGTTCTCCTGTTTTCAAGTACCGCACGATTTCTGCTCCCCACTCAGGCTCTGTTTCATTCAACTGCATCACCTCTGCATCTGCCAATATCGTTGGGGAGGCTTTAACCAAAATCTTGTAGCCTCTTACGGTCATTGCCGGGTCTGCACCCGAACCAATACGCGAAAGGGCATCCGCCAGAATATTTTCTTCCCTGGGGACTTTGGTTAGAACAATCTTATCAAAGTAATGGTGGAATTGGCGTACCTTGTTTAAGTACTGCAGCATCTTCGCCCCTTGAGCAGCATAGCTCCCGTTCACTTGTTCAACTACCACACGTGAGTCGCTCCGGATCTCTAAATTCGTTATTCCCATTTCCCGGGCAATCTCCATGGCTGAGAGGACGGCCTCGTATTCAGCTTCATTGTTGGTCGCGGGAAATCCGAACTTGAGGGCATACCGGAACTCTTCTCGATTGGGACCCCGGAAAACTATCCCGGCTCCACATCTCCCCGCTGCCGACGAGCCGTCTACACAGGCTATCCAGGTTGAGTCCTTTGGTAACTCCTCCACTCCTGGCGCCTCATTCATCTCTACTACAAAATCTGCCAGAGCCTGTCCCTTCACTGCCGTCCGGGGATGATATTCAATATCATATTGCCCCAATTCAATTGCCCAATTGACCAATCTTCCTAATAAATCCGGTTTCTGCAATATCTTTCGGAGGGGATATTCTGTTAACACCCGAACAGCATGTGCTTGGAAGTAGGGCCTCAACCTTCGCGCCGAGATTACAAGAGCGTATGCCAACTTCTCTATGCGGGGGTATCGTTCCTCCGCACCATGCAGAACCTTGCTCGTGAAATATACCGGCTTCTGCCTACCGGACTCCTCTCTTACTAGCACCGAGCTGACTGCAGTCTGCGAAACCGCGAGATACAAGTAGAGGATCTCTCCTTCCATCGGGCGACTCAGGAGCGGGGGATTAACTAAGTACGCCTTCAATTCCGCGAAGGCTTGCTCACATTCTTCCGTCCAACTGAAGGCTTTTTTCAGGACCTTAAAGAACGGTAGGCATTTATCCGAGGACCGGGAAACAAAGCGATTCAATGCTGCTAACCTTCCCGTCAACCGCTGTAGCTGTTTCGTCGTCCGGGGGGAAGGCATTTCCAGAATTGCCCTCACCTTGTCAGGATTTGCCTTGATTCCCCTCTGCGACACCATGAATCCTAGGAATTTTCCAGAATCAACACCAAATGCGCACTTCTGCGGGTTCAATTTCATGTGGTATTTGCGCAGCGTATCAAACGTCTCCGCCAGGTCCGCGACATGATTACCCGAGGTCAAACTCTTAACCAGCATGTCATCTACATACACTTCCATGTTCCGCCCGATCTGGGCCTCAAACATTTTATTCACAAGCCTCTGATAAGTGGCCCCAGCATTCTTTAGTCCGAACGGCATTACTTTGTAGCAATATAATCCCCGATCAGTAGTGAAAGAGGTTTTTTCCTGGTCAGACTCTGCCATTCGTATCTGATTGTAACCAGAGAAAGCATCCATAAAGCTCAACACTTCATGTCCCGCCGTCGAGTCTACTAGCTGATCAATCCGGGGAAAGGGAAAGCAATCTTTAGGACAAGCTTTATTGAGGTCTGTAAagtctacgcacatcctccacttttCATTCGCTTTCTTCACCAGAACCACATTGGCCAACCATTCCGGATAATCAACTTCTCGAATGAAACCGGCCTCGAGCAGTTTACACACCTCAGCTGCAATCGCCTGGTTGCGTTCAGGCGCAAAAGTTCTCCTCCGCTGCTTCACAGGTCTGTAGTTCCGATCAACGTTTAGTCGATGCTCAATAACTGAGGGGTCTATCCCCGGCATTTCATTATGTTCCCAAGCAAAGATATCAACATGGTCACACAAAAATCCCACCAGCTTCTTCTTTTCCGCCTCCGGGAGTTGCGCTCCAATCCGGAGCTTCCGGTTCTGGGGCCTGACCGTTACATCCTCCAAGTCGCCGGTCGGACTCCTCATCTGTAATTGCTATTTACTTGAAGAGCCTGCCCCCGGATCGGGGCGTGCATCTCTGGAGGGGCTTGCCCCCACACTGAGGCGTGCATCTCTGGAAGGGTTTCCCAAGGAGATGTTATAACATTTGCGGGCCACCTTCTGCTCTCCCCGGACCATTCCTACTCCATCGTCCGTAGGGAACTTCATACAAAGGTGAGGTATCGAAGTTACCGCTTTCAGCTCGGCCTGAGCCGTCCTCCCAAAGATTGCGTTGTAAGCCGACGGTTGGTCGACTATGAGGAACTTGACCGGAATTGTCTTCTGAGTGGGGGGACTCCCCACAGTAACTTGTAATTCAATCGATCCCAAGGGCATTACCTGCTCCCCAGCAAACCCTACCAAAGGGAAGCGGAAAGTGGAAACTTTATCCCTGCTAATCTTCATCAAATCGAAAGCTGATTTGTATAGGATATCGGCAGAGCTGCCATTGTCCACCAAGACCCGGTGTATCCTATGATTCGCTATCACCATGGTCACCATCAGGGCATCAGAGTGGGGCATGTACACCCCTTCATAATCCTCGTCCGAGAAGGCGATGGTCAGCTTCTCACGCTTAGCTGCTTTCAATGGTCTTGCGACCGAATAAATGGACACCTCCCTCATCTCTCGGGCATATGATTTTCGGGCCGAGTAAGTCTCGCCCCCTCCTCCAAAGCCTCCAGCTATAGTCTGAATTTCGGGAAAATCACCCGGCCCCTCGTGCCGACTGCGGCTTCTACTCCGCTCTCGCTGACGCGCCCTCTCCGCCTGAAAGTCTCTGTCGGGTTGTCGAGCCGGCCTCCTCTCGTAGCGGTACGGGGGGCGCGCCGGATGTGCATCCCGGCCGCCCGAACCTTGACCCCCAGCTGGTCTACTCGGCGGGAATCTTACCGTCAAGTCCTCACGCTTTCCCAAAAAACGTGTCAATTTGCCATCAGCTATATACTTCTCGATAATTTCTTTCAAGGCAACACATGTATTGGTCCAGTGGCCGAAGGAGTCATGATAATGACAATATTTGTGGCGATTGCGGGGATGTGGCCAGCCTTTTATCGGGGACGGATCCTTGTAATTCGGGTCTTTTCTGATCTCCATAAGGATTTCTCTAGCCAAGGCATTAACAGGCGTCCAGCTATAATTTTCGACTCTTTTAACAGGCTTGTGCTGAGTGAACTCCTTCCTTACCGGAACAGTTCCCTGCTTTGATCTTCCTCTATCCCCGGAACCACTTTTCGTAGCTTCCTCCGTTTCTTGGAATGCCCGAAGGGTTTCTTCCTGGTTCACAAATTCCTCTGCACGATCATAAAAATCCTGCAATCTCTCAGCCGGCCTTCTCGCCAAATCCGCCATAAGAGCGCCATCCTTCCTTATGCCCTGGTAGATGGCACAATGAATGAATTGCTCGTTTTGGCTTTCAGCGGCCAACCTCTCCTGATTGAAGCGAAGCAGATAACTTCTTAATGACTCCTGAGGGCCTTGCTTGATGGTCATCAATTGCTGAGCAGGCTTCTTGCGGACAATACCAGCCATAAACTGGGACGCAAACTTTCTAGCAAGGCTTTCAAAGTTCGCGATCGAGCAGGGTGGCAGGGTCCTGAACCACTCCCTGGCTCCTCCTGCCAAGGTAAGGGGGAAAGCTCTACATGCGACTTCGTCCGGCGTGGCATGAAGCGCCACATGCGCACGGAAACTTGCCAAGTGCTCGATAGGGTCCCCCAACCCCGTATACACCGGTATCTCGGGCATCTTGAACTTGTTTGGGAGTTGGCGTGACATGATATGTTCAGTAAAAGGGAACACAGCGGTGGAAAACAAGCTGTCAGTCAGCAAAGCTTTTCCCGTCACTCCCGCTTGAGCAGAACCCATCAAATAATCGCACTGCTGCTCTAACTTTGTCAACTTTTCTACCCacttctttttccccttttcaTCCTTCTTTGCAAGGTTAGCAAGTTCAGCGTCACTGTCAGTCTCACCCCCATCTCCCGCTACTCCTTCCGGATGCCCAGCATCGCGCTTGGGGTCCCTCTGGCCACTCTGCGACACTTCTTCCTGAGTTTCCTGCTGTTCCGTGCGATCTCGTTCCTGCAACTCCTTCTCGAGCCGCGCTACCTTTTCATTCAAGCGGGCTATCTCTGCCTGGGGATCATGTGAGGTCCCCGCCTCCTCACGCACATTCTCTTCAGTCATACTTCTTCGAGTCCACCGCGTACTCACCATGAGAGGTGTTAGACACGTTGTATTGGCGGGAACACGCGAccacgtcgttcccacagacggcgccaaaatGTTGATGTCAAATTTCAAATGTAACACGTGTCAGCTCCTGGAGCTCCCGGACTTCGAACAATTAGAACAGAAGCCTGAGAGCAACTTTCTCCAAGTCCTGCAAAACGAAAGGATCGGCGGGGTTTCCGGCCAAATCCCCCCCGACGATCAAATTAGTAGGAGTTTTTAGTATGAAGGATGGAAAATCTTCTTTGGATTATATCACCTGAAAATATAATGTGTTGTTTTTATTCCCTCGTTTGTTCTTTATTGTCCCCTTTTTTCCTTAGTCCGTATGACCATTTATTACTCTGAGATGCTTATCTTTTCCTCATTAATGCCCTTCAGCCGTCCCAAATGGTCATCTCACGCCGCAGTTCATGCTTTCCTGTATGGCGGCGGGTGTCTTTGACCCGATGGACCACTGCTTTTCTATGAAGTGATCTCCCCCATTAATGCCCTCATTTAATATTTCACTGTTCCGCCTTTCCTCTCCGGACTCTCCGTGTTATTGCCGTCGGACTCTGCGCTTGTCCGGGGTCACcaaaagctctttttttttaatttatgtaaatTTCCCTAACAAACCTCATGAGAACACTTTCATTGGCTTTCTCTGTGGATCTACCCGTGCGAGTCTAGTTGATGAAGGTCGTCAATATTTCGATATCATGAACCGCGTCTTTTCCTTGACTCCTACAATTGAGCGTTATGGATGTATGGTGGCTCTTCTTGGTCATGCAGGTTTAGTAGATGAAGCTCATAAGTTGATAGAAGGGATACCCATGGAGGCCAATGCCATTGTATGGGGAGCTTTGTTAAATGGATGTAGGCTGCATTGAGAAAACGTGCTGGCTGACCACGTACTGACGAAACTCATTGAGTTAAGACCTTGGCACTCGGGAAATTATGTTCTCTACTTGAGTATTTATTCTGCAAGCCATGGATGGGATGAAACAGCAAAGACTCGATCAAGGTTGAATGATAATGACATCCAAAATATACCAGGGTGTCGTTGGATTGAAGTAGATGGGGTTGTTCATGAATTTCGTGTGGGATACAAGTTTCCCCCTTATCAAAATAGATATATGCAAACCTTGAAGAATTAGCTATGAAATTGAAAGTGGCTGGCTACGTTCCAAGTACATATTTTATTGTGTTTGACAGTGCAAAGGAGGAAAAGGAGCATTTCCTTGGTTGTCATAGTAAGAAGCTAGCTATTGCATTTGGTATTGCTTTCACATGCCTACATGACGGGAGACAATGGATGCAAAACAGTTTTCCATGGGTGCGAGTTACTGGAGCTTCTGGAAGGTTCGAGGCTACCTATTTTGCAAAGGGGTCTTGTACAGTGTGGAGATCAACGTGGCAGGAGCTGGTGGTGTTGTGGACAGTGAGCATTTTCTTTGCTCTGGTCCAGCtggaatttctttcttttgccaGTAGCATGAGTGGGCTTTACACATGTCTGGGCCTCATGTGCTCATCATTCCCATTCGATTGAAGTCATGGGCTAGCATGTGAGTGTTGTGTGGGCCAACAGAActgggattttttttctttgcattgCTTAGcttatttttcttgtctttagACTggtttcttttatctttttctttgtatttttccaACTGCACCTTGAGGGCAAGGTGCTTTTCAAGGGAGGGGCAATGTAAGGGGTATTCTAGAAGGGTAGTGAGTTGGAGGTATCTAGTGAGCTAACTATATTCTATTAGCATAAAGGCTCTAGAAGGGGAATGAGGTGGCAGAAGGCTCTAGAAGGGGAATGAGGTGGCAGAAGGCTCTAGAAGGTACTATCCTATAAGAACCCTAAGAATGGAGAAGGAAGGCATGAAGAGAGAATATTGAGTCTTAGATTTCTTGGAGAGCTCGGGCCTCTCGAAGAGCCCATGGTTTGTAGGAGAGATAGGCCTTTCGAAGAGCCTTAATCTACTATTTATCATCTTCTTTCCTGAATTTCTCCCTTTCATATAAGAAAGCACATAACACATATACAACAGTTTTCACCATACATGATGTTTACAGTGTCTTTGAATTTGCGATTTCGaagatgaaaaatataattttaaattaaattgtagaACATGAATTGtttgtggtttaaaaaaaaaaaaaattgaaaacataaatttgatgtgttttcaaatcgcaggaaAGATGtcgtttttttgaaaaagtaaatttaaaagtaaatttaaaag contains these protein-coding regions:
- the LOC133876064 gene encoding uncharacterized protein LOC133876064 — protein: MTEENVREEAGTSHDPQAEIARLNEKVARLEKELQERDRTEQQETQEEVSQSGQRDPKRDAGHPEGVAGDGGETDSDAELANLAKKDEKGKKKWVEKLTKLEQQCDYLMGSAQAGVTGKALLTDSLFSTAVFPFTEHIMSRQLPNKFKMPEIPVYTGLGDPIEHLASFRAHVALHATPDEVACRAFPLTLAGGAREWFRTLPPCSIANFESLARKFASQFMAGIVRKKPAQQLMTIKQGPQESLRSYLLRFNQERLAAESQNEQFIHCAIYQGIRKDGALMADLARRPAERLQDFYDRAEEFVNQEETLRAFQETEEATKSGSGDRGRSKQGTVPVRKEFTQHKPVKRVENYSWTPVNALAREILMEIRKDPNYKDPSPIKGWPHPRNRHKYCHYHDSFGHWTNTCVALKEIIEKYIADGKLTRFLGKREDLTVRFPPSRPAGGQGSGGRDAHPARPPYRYERRPARQPDRDFQAERARQRERSRSRSRHEGPGDFPEIQTIAGGFGGGGETYSARKSYAREMREVSIYSVARPLKAAKREKLTIAFSDEDYEGVYMPHSDALMVTMVIANHRIHRVLVDNGSSADILYKSAFDLMKISRDKVSTFRFPLVGFAGEQVMPLGSIELQVTVGSPPTQKTIPVKFLIVDQPSAYNAIFGRTAQAELKAVTSIPHLCMKFPTDDGVGMVRGEQKVARKCYNISLGNPSRDARLSVGASPSRDARPDPGAGSSSK